A genomic stretch from Psilocybe cubensis strain MGC-MH-2018 chromosome 1, whole genome shotgun sequence includes:
- a CDS encoding Serine/arginine-rich splicing factor SR45a → MNTDDQNWGSNNNGNNGSGRSPARDGGREGRNGDAPRRSSRSRSPGATRGGDDRGRNESSSNPGNNLHVSGLSHKVDTRDLEAAFAKIGRVKKASVMYDPHTRESRGFGFVTMESAEEAEAAVAALNATELMGKIINVEKARRGRARTPTPGRYYGPPKRSDFERPYDPRPYDSRYSRDYDDRRGGRGGGRDDYRGGRDYDRHRYDDRDRDRDRGYGRDRYDDRRH, encoded by the exons ATGAACACGGACGACCAGAACTGGGGatccaacaacaacggcAACAACGGCTCCGGACGCTCGCCCGCACGGGACGGCGGCCGTGAAGGAAGAAATGGCGACGCCCCGCGCCGctcgagcaggagcaggagccCCGGAGCCACCCGTGGCGGGGATGACAGAGG TCGTAATGAAAGCAGTTCGAACCCTGGAAACAACTTGCACGTCTCTGGGTTGAGCCACAAAGTGGACACCCGGGACTTGGAAGCGGCATTTGCTAAAATTGGCAGG GTCAAGAAGGCTTCGGTGATGTATGATCCACACACACGGGAGTCGCGTGGGTTTGGATTTGTGACGATGGAGAGTGCAGAGGAAGCCGAGGCTGCTGTGGCTGCTCTTAACGCTACTGAGCTCATGGGCAAGATTATCAATGTCGAAAAG GCACGCCGTGGACGAGCCAGGACACCCACTCCTGGAAGGTACTATGGCCCTCCCAAGCGCAGTGAct TTGAACGTCCCTACGACCCCAGACCGTACGACAGCCGATACTCCCGCGACTACGATGATCGTCGCGGCGGACGCGGAGGGGGCCGCGACGACTACCGTGGTGGAAGGGACTACGATAGGCATAGATACGATGACCGTGATCGTGACCGCGACCGTGGCTACGGCCGAGACAGGTACGACGATAGGAGACACTAA
- a CDS encoding Oxidoreductase OXR1 — MELKFKVLVIGGAYGGLGAVTNLLDLTHGKRPRFDSSSDPLESESKFPVEITVVDERDGYVHLIGNPLALADRDYAHKIWQRFSDIPGLRNAPNLTFIQGTVTSLSPSTRTAIISKASSIPGGPVETVSQSYDYCIVATGLRRVWPTVPSAHTKAGYLSEALAHLDRVGSASAKQHGVVVIGGGAVGIEMAAELKHASAHHSSDHGATLPVTLVHSRARLLSAEPLPDKFAETAAELLKKTGVELKLGARVLETTKVSEEPELWELRLSTGEVMRAAVVITAISGQHPTGREFLPKEAVDEAGYVHIDANLAIKNLPEGHFCVGDTVKWSGIKRAGAAMWMGGLAARNIHRRMLVARGEKKAGELKDSEIDPIPPMMALAVGNEAVGYSDAEGVKAGADVRKMMFGDDLGWAICWNHMKLGEEFKP; from the exons ATGGAACTGAAGTTCAAGGTACTTGTCATCGGCGGCGCCTACGGCGGGCTCGGAGCTGTTACGAATCTACTTGACCTTACCCACGGCAAGCGCCCGAGATTTGACTCCTCCAGCGACCCCCTTGAGTCGGAGAGCAAGTTTCCAGTCGAGATCACTGTCGTCGACGAGCGGGATGGATACG TGCATCTGATTGGAAACCCACTCGCGCTCGCAGACCGCGACTATGCACATAAAATCTGGCAACGCTTCTCAGATATCCCCGGGCTGCGCAACGCACCCAATCTCACCTTCATCCAAGGCACTGTtacctctctctctccaTCCACGCGCACAGCGATCATCTCAAAGGCGTCTTCAATACCAGGAGGCCCCGTGGAAACGGTATCCCAGTCCTACGACTACTGCATCGTCGCAACGGGCCTGCGCCGCGTGTGGCCGACCGTGCCTAGCGCGCACACCAAGGCCGGCTACCTCTCTGAAGCTCTAGCGCACCTCGACCGCGTCGGGTCCGCATCTGCGAAGCAGCATGGAGTGGTCGTCATCGGGGGCGGCGCGGTCGGTATTGAAATGGCGGCTGAGCTCAAGCACGCGTCTGCGCATCACAGCTCTGACCACGGCGCGACGCTCCCCGTGACCCTCGTCCACTCACGGGCGCGCCTCCTATCCGCCGAACCGCTCCCCGACAAATTCGCAGAAACCGCAGCCGAGCTACTCAAAAAGACCGGTGTCGAGCTCAAACTCGGTGCGCGCGTGCTCGAGACGACCAAGGTGTCTGAAGAGCCTGAGCTCTGGGAGCTACGTCTGTCCACGGGCGAGGTCATGCGAGCCGCTGTGGTCATCACCGCCATCTCAGGACAGCACCCGACCGGACGCGAGTTCCTGCCTAAGGAAGCTGTAGATGAAGCAGGGTATGTACATATCGATGCCAACCTTGCGATCAAGAACTTGCCAGAGGGCCACTTCTGCGTGGGCGACACAGTGAAATGGAGCGGTATCAAGCGCGCTGGCGCGGCTATGTGGATGGGCGGTTTGGCTGCGAGAAATATTCACAGGAGGATGCTGGTCGCAAGAGGTGAAAAGAAGGCAGGAGAACTTAAGGATAGCGAGATAGATCCGATACCACCTATGATGGCGTTGGCTGTTGGGAATGAAGCAGTAGGGTATAGTGATGCTGAAGGGGTCAAGGCTGGGGCAGATGTTAGAAAAATGATGTTTGGTGACGATTTAGGATGGGCTATCTGTTGGAATCACATGAAGCTTGGAGAAGAGTTCAAGCCATGA
- a CDS encoding Manganese transporter pdt1, with protein sequence MSDSPSSAPHSTLVPSATFVRRLKHAAAVVVHHGKKHTGVGIVCAVAYFDPGNWGVDLQAGSQFGYHLLFVVLLAGLFAVFLQVLASRLGCVTGIDLASHTRLLLYNRPKHTLLYRWLGLYPLYVLAEVAIIATDLAELLGSAIALCMLFPKLELWHGVLITAFDVILILGMGDPLRGKPVRMFELLIGAMVLAVLICMIVIISKVDVNWAHAFEGYIPSKHIFAQGGVYTSVGILGATVMPHSLFLGSALATQDRVSFRSDKDTRTLTTLVTKDSQESLTQVPQVPERQSLWHRIYEECRYSVLDAFRKPPASIFATAATRHSERQNNTYEFIRAHIYHGTFDIVGSLLGFAVMINSLILMLAAAVFFYGKEMPQDKDAASLFDAYDLIRDIVGKPAATLFAIALLAAGQSSSIIATVAGQAVCEGFLQWRVSPIVRRLFTRLLAIIPAMIVAIALGRAGIDVLLVVSQVVLSIVLPFITFPLLFCTSSKAIMTVRKMPVDNPGSSGFIESTVNAAPSEISTVTLSGLENADDNGELVDYSNNKLTMAVGAMIWLVVVAANMYVIVELALGKGA encoded by the exons aTGTCAGACTCACCCTCCAGTGCCCCGCATAGCACTCTCGTCCCGTCCGCCACCTTTGTCCGCCGCCTGAAACATGCTGCCGCAGTTGTCGTGCACCATGGCAAGAAACACACAGGCGTCGGTATAGTCTGTGCCGTGGCTTATTTTGACCC TGGTAATTGGGGCGTCGACCTCCAAGCAGGCTCCCAATTCGGATATCACTTGTTGTTCGTGGTCCTGCTCGCGGGACTCTTTGCTGTCTTCCTCCAG GTCCTTGCCAGTCGACTTGGTTGCGTGACAGGTATCG ATCTCGCTTCCCACACACGTTTATTGTTATACAATCGTCCTAAGCATACGCTTCTTTACCGATGGCTGGGTCTTTATCCCCTCTATGTCTTGGCGGAAGTTGCTATCATCGCCACGGACCTTGCTGAGCTTCTAGGATCTGCGATTGCTCTCTGCATGCTTTTCCCAAAGCTGGAGCTCTGGCATGGTGTACTAATCACTGCCTTCGATGTAATCTTGATTCTCGGAATGGGTGATCCTTTGCGTGGAAAGCCTGTGAGGATGTTCGAATTGCTTATTGGTGCCATG GTTCTCGCGGTTTTGATCTGTATGATCGTCATTATTTCCAAGGTTGACGTAAACTGGGCGCACGCCTTCGAAGGCTATATCCCTTCGAAGCACATTTTTGCTCAAGGGGGCGTATATACCT CTGTGGGTATTCTTGGAGCAACTGTCATGCCGCACAGTCTCTTCCTTGGGTCAGCTCTTGCAACACAAGATCGGGTCTCATTTAGGTCGGACAAAGATACGAGGACGCTAACTACACTGGTCACGAAAGATTCACAAGAATCTCTAACTCAAGTACCGCAAGTACCGGAACGTCAATCCCTCTGGCACAGAATATACGAAGAATGTCGATACTCAGTACTTGATGCATTCCGTAAACCGCCGGCGAGCATATTCGCTACGGCTGCGACACGGCACAGCGAACGCCAAAATAATACTTACGAGTTCATCCGTGCGCATATCTATCATGGAACATTCGATATTGTTGGCAGTCTTCTAGGGTTTGCCGTCATGATTAATTCACT GATTTTGATGTTGGCTGCCGCCGTGTTCTTTTACGGAAAGGAAATGCCACAGGACAAGGACGCTGCCAGCTTGTTTGATGCTTATGATCTTATTCGTGATATTGTTGGCAAAC CCGCCGCCACCCTATTTGCTATTGCACTTTTGGCTGCTGGACAG AGCTCGTCCATCATTGCCACCGTCGCTGGCCAAGCTGTATGTGAAGGCTTTTTGCAATGGCGTGTATCG CCTATAGTTCGTCGGTTGTTTACACGCCTTCTTGCCATTATACCGGCTATGATCGTCGCCATCGCTCTTGGCCGAGCTGGGATTGATGTCCTGCTCGTCGTGTCGCAGGTTGTTCTCTCGATTGTGCTGCCCTTTATCACATTTCCGTTGCTCTTTTGCACATCTAGCAAGGCCATCATGACTGTCCGCAAGATGCCGGTCGATAACCCTGGTTCTTCTGGCTTCATAGAATCTACTGTGAATGCGGCGCCTTCTGAGATCTCTACAGTGACTCTCAGTGGATTAGAAAATGCGGATGACAATGGAGAGCTAGTAGATTACAGCAACAACAAGCTAACGATGGCTGTTGGGGCCATGATTTGGCTCGTCGTTGTCGCTGCAAATATGTATGTGATCGTGGAACTGGCCCTCGGCAAAGGGGCATAA
- a CDS encoding putative membrane protein C20F10.07, which yields MAPNFLQKFVKSSTTSTNSSNNTPRERVSSDVYSSLRSPSETGSSSSQAHSSGSGSGTTSPGGRARAATIQTASGSSSSLTSPTTPTQASVILKGVQQQQQQAQSGRRSPSRRSSTNNSSDRERETSRIPSIITTLSGRSRSKGSKDKEKEKKKKSDKEKNANANRDSLTVQNHHTPLSAGDRTSWGSAYSSQPNFTIVPPSPLVRNGDLYSSDSDAYDNENDNDAATTHSNTNTNFNGASPNTAEDQDSAATPTLPSFSGSASQSGASKNIHATPSNSTSSTSSTPNTSSSFTNNSSHTSSSNTNTSNTSDHDASDHDMSNLAPGAYQVRKKPSNRSIKNGAAPPEINVAAAAATLGGAPQAVNGSTANGSGEGAGGEEPVNGAVTQRPIVESPTDLKFPAPASSGSGMTASTSTSTTASSANSNLGAPSSSTTLQRENTTSSLFSPDATTKSKRPWKRSTTRKPTGLASAIAASGLAMANPSLSAAQSAQMPVVPVPPPALSAGSSKDKDSNDPYLSRSPAQSAVSTGKGRHTKSRSGETSPRSSKSRKSSMGSPPRSGTGRSRRASSAKSTDEFGALHPSSSNRANGGNDDTGSNISRRPSFYKSLISHSSSGSSDSDSDSGSVDSSDLDIGEEDIPVTGFAVASNKRNADFHELFPGVPEGDYLIEDYGCALQREILIQGRIYISENHICFHANIFGWITDGDGGHDAVQVSASSSFTLVSSSSGSLLTSAVAPDANCSISSSLDTSSSSKTNADSSSPSPPTPTTSLFAYLTHQLSIPIYEITSLEKKMTAFVIPNGIQITTRQAKYTFASFLSRDTTFDVIYNIWRLARPEDNVSYLSSGRGSGSVEANQGAVGRKAMDGAPSTNASGGAPAAAAAAAPSALTGVPQRKATQCTCGKENKHYSEMAMDVTFPGTPEKINSLMFTSGFIKDFMVGNQKLLDIQMSDWSPVVPGSKLLTRNFSYIKPLNGSLGPKQTKCELKDEMVYCDYDNYVSTVTTTRTPDVPSGGVFSVKTRTCVTWAGPISTRVLVTTQVEWTGRSFIKGIIERSAIDGQKVYHAELEKCMRSYIQEHKSEFLPEGIDASAVTPAEAAPAPSAPDATTAAAESPSEKPSPTQDELKQRERERNARGLQWAWDTFDGAWQVALRSTKGALELIRDAWDQSSSTTILWFVIVVLVLSNIWTLMRMGSGRAQADRKIEVRKVEEREKWVQSIVTALWDELNEKAAEAGKPGLPYRHGHGQPVRPVASEQVPLETIPTASVLPYPEDDLEARRVRKAHLELEVQQLYQSLEALEQRVQSIKQTLANDLVIDQLD from the exons ATGGCCCCCAACTTTCTCCAAAAGTTCGTCAAGTCTAGCACCACTTCGACCAACTCTAGCAACAATACACCGCGGGAAAGAGTCTCTTCGGACGTATATTCGTCTCTGCGCTCGCCGAGTGAGACCGGatcgtcttcttctcaagCGCATTCGAGCGGAAGCGGGAGTGGGACCACTTCACCTGGAGGAAGAGCACGCGCGGCGACGATTCAGACAGCGAGCGGCTCCTCATCTTCGCTTACCTCGCCGACTACGCCGACCCAGGCGAGTGTCATCTTAAAGGGtgtacaacaacaacaacagcaagcGCAATCGGGGAGGAGGTCGCCGTCAAGAAGGAGCAGcaccaacaacagcagcgaCAGGGAGCGTGAGACGAGTCGAATTCCGAGCATTATCACGACGCTGAGCGGGCGCAGTCGGAGCAAGGGcagcaaggacaaggagaaagagaagaagaagaaatcggACAAGGAGAAGAACGCTAACGCAAACCGCGACTCCCTCACCGTTCAGAACCACCACACCCCCCTTAGCGCCGGCGACCGCACGAGCTGGGGCAGCGCGTACAGCTCTCAGCCTAACTTTACAATCGTCCCGCCCTCGCCGCTTGTGCGTAACGGGGATTTATATTCATCTGATTCGGACGCCTACGACAACGAAAACGACAACGACGCCGCCACAACCCACTCGAACACAAACACGAACTTCAACGGCGCGAGCCCGAACACAGCGGAGGATCAGGATAGCGCTGCGACGCCTACTTTGCCGAGCTTTAGTGGTAGCGCGAGCCAGTCAGGGGCATCAAAAAACATCCACG CCACTCCCTCAAATTCAACATCCAGCACGTCCTCTACTCCTAAcacctcttcctcctttACCAACAACTCCTCTCATACCTCTTCGTCCAATACCAACACATCCAACACCTCTGACCACGACGCCTCCGACCACGACATGTCCAACCTTGCCCCCGGCGCATACCAAGTCCGCAAAAAACCCTCGAACCGTTCCATCAAAAACGGCGCTGCGCCTCCCGAAATCAACGTAGCGGCCGCAGCCGCGACGCTGGGCGGTGCGCCGCAGGCCGTGAACGGGAGCACAGCAAATGGCAGTGGTGAGGGAGCAGGAGGGGAAGAGCCAGTGAACGGCGCGGTGACGCAGCGCCCGATAGTGGAAAGTCCAACGGACTTAAAATTCCCTGCACCTGCCTCGTCTGGGAGCGGGATGACAGCATCGACCTCCACCTCTACGACCGCCTCCTCTGCAAACTCGAACCTCGGCGCTCCGTCCTCATCAACCACCCTCCAGCGCGAAAACACAACCTCGTCATTGTTCTCCCCTGACGCCACAACCAAAAGCAAACGACCGTGGAAGCGCAGCACGACGCGCAAACCCACCGGCCTCGCGAGCGCTATTGCAGCGAGCGGGCTGGCAATGGCGAACCCGTCGCTGAGCGCGGCGCAGAGTGCGCAGATGCCCGTTGTACCTGTCCCGCCGCCGGCGCTGTCTGCTGGGAGCTCGAAGGACAAGGATAGCAATGACCCGTACCTGTCGAGAAGCCCTGCGCAGAGTGCTGTGAGTACAGGTAAAGGCCGGCATACTAAAAGCAGAAGTGGAGAAACGTCACCGCGCAGCTCAAAGTCTCGGAAATCGAGCATGGGCTCGCCGCCGAGGAGCGGGACGGGGCGGTCGCGGCGCGCGTCGTCTGCAAAGTCGACGGATGAATTTGGCGCGCTCCATCCTTCGTCGTCTAACCGCGCGAATGGTGGCAACGATGACACTGGCTCGAATATCTCTCGGCGACCGTCGTTCTACAAGTCACTGATCTCGCATTCGTCGTCGGGTTCgtcggattcggattcggattcgggGAGTGTGGATAGTAGTGATTTGGATattggggaggaggatatACCTGTGACTGGATTTGCGGTGGCGAGCAATAAGAGGAATGCAGACTTTCATGAATTGTTTCCTGGGGTGCCGGAGGGTGATTATTTGATTGAAG ATTATGGATGTGCTTTGCAAAGGGAAATCCTCATCCAAGGCAGGATATATATATCCGAAAACCATATTTGCTTCCATGCAAATATTTTTGGGTGGATTACGGAT GGAGATGGCGGACATGACGCTGTGCAGGTCTCAGCGTCTAGTTCGTTCACGCTTGtatcttcttcgtctggGTCTTTGTTAACGTCGGCGGTAGCACCCGACGCGAACTGCTCTATCTCCTCTTCTCTGGatacctcttcctcttcaaaaACAAATGCTGACTCTTCTTCCCCCTCTCCCCCTACCCCCACCACCTCTCTCTTTGCCTACCTAACCCACCAGCTTTCCATCCCCATCTACGAAATCACCTCGCTTGAGAAGAAAATGACAGCCTTCGTCATCCCGAACGGAATCCAAATCACCACGCGTCAGGCCAAGTACACCTTTGCATCCTTCCTCTCCAGAGACACAACGTTTGATGTCATCTATAACATCTGGAGGCTCGCAAGGCCGGAGGACAATGTGTCGTATCTGTCAAGTGGGCGAGGGTCCGGGTCTGTGGAGGCGAATCAGGGTGCGGTTGGGAGAAAGGCCATGGATGGGGCGCCGTCGACGAATGCTAGTGGGGGtgcgcctgctgctgctgctgcagctGCGCCATCTGCACTGACAGGGGTGCCGCAGCGAAAGGCGACGCAATGCACATGTGGAAAGGAGAACAAGCATTATTCGGAGATGGCGATGGACGTGACCTTCCCTGGTACACCCGAGAAGATCAATAGTTTGATGTTCACGAGCGGGTTTATCAAGGATTTCATGGTTGGGAACCAGAAGCTGcttg ACATCCAAATGTCCGACTGGTCGCCCGTCGTTCCAGGTTCCAAGCTGCTCACGCGCAACTTCTCCTACATCAAACCACTAAACGGCTCGCTCGGCCCGAAGCAAACGAAGTGTGAGCTCAAAGACGAGATGGTGTACTGCGATTACGACAACTATGTGTCGACGGTGACTACGACGCGTACGCCGGATGTGCCGAGCGGGGGCGTGTTTTCGGTCAAGACACGGACGTGTGTGACGTGGGCGGGCCCGATTAGTACGAGGGTGTTAGTGACGACGCAGGTGGAGTGGACGGGAAGGAGCTTCATCAAAG gtaTCATCGAACGCTCTGCCATCGACGGGCAAAAGGTTTACCACGCTGAACTTGAAAAGTGCATGCGCTCATACATCCAAGAACACAAATCCGAGTTCTTGCCAGAGGGCATCGATGCATCCGCTGTCACCCCCGCCGAGGCTGCGCCCGCGCCCTCTGCTCCCGATGCCACGACGGCAGCTGCTGAGTCACCCTCGGAGAAGCCCTCGCCAACCCAAGACGAGCTGAAACAGCGCGAACGCGAGCGTAACGCGCGCGGGTTGCAGTGGGCGTGGGATACGTTCGATGGCGCGTGGCAGGTCGCGCTGCGCAGCACTAAGGGCGCGTTAGAGCTTATCCGCGACGCGTGGGACCAGAGCTCGAGCACGACGATTCTGTGGTTTGTCATTGTTGTACTGGTGCTGAGCAATATCTGGACGCTTATGCGCATGGGCTCCGGCCGCGCGCAGGCGGACCGCAAAATTGAGGTGCGCAAGGtcgaggagagggagaagtgGGTGCAAAGCATCGTTACGGCACTGTGGGATGAGTTGAATGAGAAGGCTGCGGAAGCAGGGAAGCCCGGGTTGCCATATagacatgggcatgggcagcCTGTACGACCTGTGGCGTCGGAACAGGTGCCGTTGGAGACGATACCTACAGCGTCGGTCTTGCCATATCCCGAAGACGACCTGGAAGCGCGCAGGGTAAGAAAGGCTCATCTTGAGCTGGAAGTCCAACAGCTATACCAGTCCCTCGAGGCTCTCGAACAACGGGTGCAAAGCATTAAGCAAACCCTGGCAAACGATCTGGTTATAGATCAACTGGATTAA